In a genomic window of Bradyrhizobium sp. LLZ17:
- the pqqA gene encoding pyrroloquinoline quinone precursor peptide PqqA, which translates to MAWKTPKIIEVPCGMEINMYVSATRK; encoded by the coding sequence ATGGCCTGGAAAACCCCGAAGATCATCGAAGTGCCCTGCGGCATGGAAATCAACATGTATGTGAGCGCCACCCGCAAGTAA
- a CDS encoding amidase family protein gives MQDLWRLSAADLATLVKAKKVSAREAAQAGLARLDAVNPRLNAVIDHRPEDVLKQADAVDAVIARGEDPGVLAGVPVTIKANVDQQGFATTNGLKLQRDLIAREDNPVVANFRKSGAILLGRTNCPAFSYRWFTTNLVHGDTKNPRDTSLTPGGSSGGAGSAVAAGIGHIAHGTDIAGSIRYPAYACGVHGLRPTLGRIPAFNPALPERPIGPQIMAVSGPLARTVNDLRISLAAMSAPDMRDPWFAPVPLEGEVRPKRAALCLNPDGLATTPDVKAAVTDAGKRLERAGWTVDTIENTPPMREAVEWQVKLWLGDGYEAQLEMAEREGDPGALACLRGNRAKVTPLDQANYAKALTRRATLTRDWMLFFEQYAVVLTPVSGELPFPDHLDRKDDDSFKRVWEAQLPQIAIPFMGLPGLVVSTGLVGKAPVGVQIVSGRYREDLCLLAGEAIEAGGVPPSPIDPVG, from the coding sequence ATGCAAGACCTCTGGCGCCTGTCGGCCGCCGACCTCGCCACCCTCGTCAAAGCCAAAAAGGTGTCCGCCAGGGAAGCCGCGCAGGCCGGCCTCGCCCGGCTCGATGCGGTCAATCCCAGGCTCAATGCCGTGATCGATCACCGGCCGGAAGACGTGCTCAAGCAGGCCGACGCGGTCGATGCCGTCATCGCCCGTGGCGAGGACCCCGGTGTCCTGGCCGGCGTGCCCGTCACCATCAAGGCCAATGTCGACCAGCAAGGCTTTGCCACCACCAACGGCCTGAAGCTCCAGCGCGACCTGATCGCCCGGGAAGACAATCCGGTGGTCGCCAATTTCCGCAAATCCGGCGCCATTCTCCTTGGCCGCACCAATTGCCCGGCCTTCTCCTACCGCTGGTTCACCACCAATCTGGTCCATGGCGACACCAAGAACCCGCGCGACACCTCGCTGACCCCGGGCGGCTCGTCGGGCGGCGCCGGCTCGGCGGTCGCGGCCGGCATCGGCCACATCGCCCATGGCACCGACATTGCCGGCTCGATCCGCTACCCTGCCTATGCCTGCGGCGTGCACGGCCTGCGCCCGACGCTGGGCCGCATTCCGGCGTTCAATCCGGCGCTGCCGGAGCGTCCGATCGGGCCGCAGATCATGGCGGTGTCGGGTCCGCTGGCCCGTACCGTCAACGATTTGCGCATCTCGCTCGCCGCGATGTCGGCGCCCGACATGCGCGATCCCTGGTTTGCACCGGTGCCGCTGGAAGGTGAAGTGCGGCCGAAGCGCGCCGCGCTCTGCCTCAACCCGGATGGCCTTGCGACCACGCCCGACGTGAAGGCGGCCGTGACGGATGCCGGCAAGCGCCTCGAGCGTGCCGGGTGGACCGTCGATACCATCGAGAACACGCCGCCGATGCGCGAAGCGGTCGAGTGGCAGGTCAAGCTGTGGCTTGGCGATGGCTACGAGGCCCAGCTCGAGATGGCCGAGCGCGAGGGCGATCCCGGAGCGCTGGCCTGCCTGCGCGGCAACCGCGCCAAGGTCACGCCGCTCGACCAGGCGAATTATGCCAAGGCGCTGACCCGCCGCGCCACGCTGACCCGCGACTGGATGCTGTTCTTCGAGCAATATGCGGTGGTGCTGACGCCGGTGTCCGGCGAGCTGCCGTTCCCGGATCATCTCGACCGCAAGGACGACGACTCGTTCAAGCGGGTCTGGGAGGCGCAGCTGCCGCAGATCGCCATTCCCTTCATGGGATTGCCGGGCCTCGTGGTCTCGACCGGGCTCGTCGGCAAGGCGCCGGTCGGCGTTCAGATCGTGTCCGGCCGCTATCGCGAGGACCTCTGTCTTCTTGCCGGCGAAGCGATCGAGGCGGGCGGCGTGCCGCCGTCGCCGATCGACCCGGTGGGCTAG
- the pqqB gene encoding pyrroloquinoline quinone biosynthesis protein PqqB — MLRVVVLGAAAGGGVPQWNCGCEGCRAARINGHELQRTQASVAFSGDGEHWFLINASPDLRQQLNATPQLHPKAGALRHTPIAGVILTNGEVDAVAGLLSMRESSPFTVYAHEKVLAILNANSIFNVLNDKYVRRQPIAINEPFEPRLPDGARSGLQVLPFAVSGKSAWYLEGKAHPGGETGDGDTVGLKITDKATGKCFYFIAACAEVTDALKAEIDGAALVFFDGTVWRDDEMIRAGLGHKTGQSMGHVAMSGENGAIARLADLALDRKLFLHINNSNPALLPASPERKAAEQAGWQIPADGTEIVL; from the coding sequence ATGCTTCGCGTCGTCGTCCTGGGCGCCGCAGCCGGCGGCGGAGTGCCGCAGTGGAATTGCGGCTGCGAGGGGTGCCGGGCGGCCCGCATCAACGGCCATGAACTGCAACGGACCCAAGCCTCGGTGGCCTTCAGCGGCGACGGCGAGCACTGGTTCCTGATCAACGCCTCGCCCGACCTGCGCCAGCAATTGAATGCCACGCCACAGCTGCATCCCAAGGCGGGCGCGCTACGTCACACGCCGATCGCCGGCGTGATCCTGACCAATGGCGAGGTGGATGCGGTGGCTGGACTGTTGTCGATGCGCGAGAGCTCGCCGTTCACGGTCTACGCGCATGAGAAGGTGCTGGCGATCTTGAACGCCAACAGCATCTTCAATGTGCTGAACGACAAGTACGTGCGGCGGCAGCCGATCGCGATCAACGAGCCGTTCGAGCCGCGGCTGCCGGACGGCGCGCGCTCGGGGCTACAAGTGCTGCCGTTCGCCGTCTCCGGCAAATCGGCCTGGTATCTCGAAGGCAAAGCACATCCCGGCGGCGAAACCGGCGACGGCGATACGGTGGGCCTGAAGATCACCGACAAGGCGACCGGCAAGTGCTTCTACTTCATTGCCGCCTGCGCCGAGGTGACCGATGCGCTCAAGGCCGAGATCGACGGCGCGGCGCTGGTGTTCTTTGACGGCACGGTCTGGCGCGACGACGAGATGATCAGGGCCGGGCTCGGCCACAAGACCGGCCAGAGCATGGGACATGTCGCGATGTCCGGCGAGAACGGCGCGATCGCGCGACTTGCGGATCTCGCACTCGACAGGAAGCTATTTCTGCATATCAATAACTCGAACCCGGCGCTGCTGCCCGCTTCACCCGAGCGCAAGGCCGCCGAGCAGGCGGGCTGGCAGATACCCGCCGACGGAACGGAGATCGTGCTGTGA
- a CDS encoding mandelate racemase/muconate lactonizing enzyme family protein has translation MSVRIVDVREITEPISSPIRNAYIDFSKMTTSLVAVVTDVVRDGKRVVGYGFNSNGRYGQGGLIRERFASRILEADPNSLLNAAGDNLDPDKVWAAMMTNEKPGGHGERSVAVGTIDMAVWDAVAKIAGQPLFRLLAERHGRSANPRVFVYAAGGYYYPGKDLSALRGEMRGYLDRGYNVVKMKIGGADIEDDRTRIEAVLKEIGNDAQLAVDANGRFDLETAIAYAKMLREYPLFWYEEAGDPLDYALQAALAEYYPGPMATGENLFSHQDARNLIRYGGMRPDRDWLQFDCALSYGLCEYQRTLQVLKTHGWSPSRCIPHGGHQMSLNIAAGLGLGGNESYPDLFQPYGGFPDGVRVENGHIIMPDLPGIGFEGKSDLYKEMKALAE, from the coding sequence ATGTCCGTCCGTATCGTCGACGTGCGCGAGATCACCGAGCCGATCTCCTCGCCGATCCGCAACGCCTATATCGACTTCAGCAAGATGACGACGAGCCTTGTCGCCGTGGTCACTGACGTCGTCCGCGACGGCAAGCGCGTGGTCGGCTACGGCTTCAACTCCAACGGCCGCTACGGGCAGGGCGGGCTGATCCGCGAGCGCTTTGCCTCGCGCATCCTCGAAGCCGACCCGAACTCGCTGTTGAATGCGGCCGGCGACAATCTCGATCCCGACAAGGTCTGGGCCGCGATGATGACCAATGAGAAGCCGGGCGGCCATGGCGAGCGCTCGGTCGCGGTCGGCACCATCGACATGGCGGTGTGGGACGCGGTGGCGAAGATTGCGGGCCAGCCGCTGTTCCGCCTGCTGGCCGAACGTCACGGCCGCAGCGCCAATCCGCGCGTGTTCGTCTACGCCGCCGGCGGCTATTATTATCCCGGCAAGGACCTCTCGGCGCTGCGCGGCGAGATGCGCGGCTATCTCGACCGCGGCTACAACGTGGTCAAGATGAAGATCGGCGGCGCTGACATCGAGGACGATCGCACCCGCATCGAGGCGGTGCTGAAAGAGATCGGCAACGACGCACAGCTCGCCGTCGACGCCAACGGGCGTTTTGATCTCGAGACCGCAATCGCCTACGCAAAAATGCTGCGCGAGTATCCGCTGTTCTGGTACGAAGAGGCCGGCGATCCCCTCGACTACGCGCTGCAGGCCGCGCTCGCCGAATACTATCCGGGACCGATGGCAACCGGCGAAAACCTGTTCAGCCATCAGGACGCCCGCAACCTCATCCGCTACGGCGGCATGCGCCCGGACCGCGATTGGCTGCAATTCGACTGCGCGCTGTCCTACGGCCTCTGCGAATACCAGCGCACGCTGCAAGTGTTGAAAACCCACGGCTGGTCCCCGAGCCGCTGCATCCCGCATGGCGGCCACCAGATGTCGCTCAACATCGCGGCCGGCTTAGGCCTCGGCGGCAACGAGAGCTATCCGGACCTGTTCCAGCCCTACGGCGGCTTCCCCGACGGCGTCCGTGTCGAGAACGGCCACATCATCATGCCCGACCTCCCCGGCATCGGCTTCGAAGGCAAGTCGGATCTCTACAAGGAAATG
- a CDS encoding 2-oxoacid:ferredoxin oxidoreductase subunit beta, translated as MTYIAKPKFHHPGLKKNELGYTHRDYEGKISTLCAGCGHDSITASIIEACYELSIEPHRVAKISGIGCSSKTPDYFLGNSHGFNSVHGRMPSVLTGANLANRDLIYLGVSGDGDSASIGFGQFAHSIRRGVNMTYIVENNGVYGLTKGQFSATADRGSKSKKGVTNTDNAIDLVAIALQLGATFVARSFSGDKSQLVPLIAAAIGHKGASFIDVISPCIAFNNHAGSTKSFDYVREHNDAVNRLDVLVGRDPIAVDYAPGTVQVVEQHDGSKIALRKIDADYDPHDRLGAQTFLQKHAAKGQIVTGLLYVDPDAEDLHAHLNTVDTPLNTLEADALCPGSAALDKFNASLR; from the coding sequence ATGACCTACATCGCAAAGCCGAAATTCCATCACCCGGGCCTGAAGAAGAACGAACTCGGCTACACCCATCGCGACTACGAGGGCAAGATCTCGACGCTGTGCGCGGGCTGCGGCCATGACTCGATCACGGCTTCGATCATCGAAGCCTGCTACGAGCTCTCGATCGAGCCGCATCGGGTGGCCAAGATCTCCGGCATCGGCTGCTCGTCGAAGACGCCGGATTATTTCCTCGGCAATTCGCACGGCTTTAACTCCGTGCACGGGCGCATGCCCTCGGTGCTCACCGGCGCCAACCTCGCCAATCGCGATTTGATCTATCTCGGCGTCTCCGGCGACGGCGATTCCGCCTCGATCGGCTTCGGCCAGTTCGCGCATTCGATCCGGCGCGGCGTCAACATGACCTACATCGTCGAGAACAACGGCGTCTACGGCCTGACCAAGGGCCAGTTCTCCGCGACCGCCGACCGCGGCTCGAAATCCAAGAAGGGCGTCACCAACACCGACAACGCCATCGACCTCGTCGCGATCGCGCTTCAGCTGGGCGCAACCTTCGTGGCGCGCAGCTTCTCCGGCGACAAGAGCCAGCTGGTGCCGCTGATCGCGGCCGCGATCGGCCACAAGGGGGCGTCCTTCATCGACGTCATCAGCCCCTGCATCGCCTTCAACAATCACGCCGGCTCGACCAAGAGCTTCGACTATGTCCGCGAGCACAATGACGCGGTGAACAGGCTCGACGTGCTGGTCGGCCGCGACCCGATCGCGGTCGACTACGCGCCGGGCACGGTGCAGGTAGTCGAGCAGCATGACGGCAGCAAGATCGCGCTGCGCAAGATCGACGCCGATTACGATCCGCATGACCGGCTCGGCGCGCAAACGTTCCTGCAGAAGCACGCCGCCAAGGGCCAGATCGTCACCGGGCTCCTGTACGTCGATCCCGACGCTGAAGACCTGCACGCCCATCTCAATACGGTCGACACGCCGCTGAATACGCTGGAAGCCGACGCGCTCTGCCCCGGCTCGGCGGCGCTGGACAAGTTCAACGCCAGCCTGCGCTGA
- a CDS encoding 2-oxoacid:acceptor oxidoreductase subunit alpha encodes MSDKKPISSVNDFVVRFANVNGSGSASANEMFARAILRHGVPVSPRNIFPSNIQGLPTWYEVRVTEEGHLGARGGVDMMVAMNPQTWDKDVAGIEPGGYLFYDSTKPMPSTKFRDDISVIGVPLTAITNSTYTDPRQRQLFKNIIYLGALSALLDMDPKLIEQLIGEQYKGKEKLLSSNVHALHLGRDWALQNLKCPIGLRVKKSDKVGDRIFIEGNSAAALGAVYGGATVCAWYPITPSSSVAEAFTAHCKKYRHDPETGKAKYAIVQGEDELASIGIVIGASWNGARAFTATSGPGISLMTEFIGLSYFAEIPAVIMNIQRAGPSTGMPTRTQQCDIIACAYASHGDTKHVLLFPEDPAEAFEFAAAAFDLAERLQTTIFLMLDLDIGMNHRLCRPLKWDDSKQYDRGKVMTAEMLEEGRDFGRYLDVDGDGIPYRTYPGTHPTKGSFFTRGTSRDRYARYSEEGSVYADNMQRLVRKFETAQDLVPRPLQANAERPTKYGVIYFGSTSPAMDEAIGLLEARGHQLDRLRIRAFPFHSSVASFLAEHDFVYVVEQNRDSQLRSLIVNENGIDPVRLIPIVHYDGTPITARYIAKAIGDHQDHLKVTPLRKAVS; translated from the coding sequence ATGTCCGACAAAAAGCCGATCAGCAGCGTAAACGACTTCGTCGTCCGCTTCGCCAACGTCAACGGCTCGGGCTCCGCCAGCGCCAACGAAATGTTCGCGCGCGCGATCCTGCGCCATGGCGTGCCGGTGTCACCACGCAACATCTTCCCCTCCAATATCCAGGGACTGCCCACCTGGTACGAGGTGCGGGTGACGGAGGAAGGCCATCTCGGCGCCCGCGGCGGCGTCGACATGATGGTGGCGATGAACCCGCAGACCTGGGACAAGGACGTCGCCGGCATCGAGCCCGGCGGCTATCTGTTCTACGATTCCACCAAGCCGATGCCGTCGACCAAATTCCGCGACGACATCAGCGTGATCGGCGTGCCCTTAACGGCGATCACCAACTCGACCTACACCGATCCGCGCCAGCGCCAGCTGTTCAAGAACATCATCTATCTCGGCGCGCTCTCGGCGCTGCTCGACATGGACCCGAAGCTGATCGAGCAGCTGATCGGCGAGCAGTACAAGGGCAAGGAGAAGCTCCTCTCCTCCAACGTCCACGCGCTGCATCTCGGCCGCGACTGGGCGCTGCAAAACCTGAAATGCCCGATCGGGCTGCGCGTCAAGAAGTCCGACAAGGTCGGCGACCGCATCTTCATCGAGGGCAACAGCGCCGCCGCGCTCGGCGCGGTCTATGGCGGCGCCACCGTGTGCGCCTGGTATCCGATCACGCCGTCCTCGTCGGTGGCGGAGGCTTTCACCGCCCATTGCAAGAAGTACCGGCACGATCCGGAGACCGGCAAAGCAAAATACGCCATCGTGCAGGGCGAAGACGAGCTGGCCTCCATCGGCATCGTCATCGGTGCCTCCTGGAACGGCGCGCGCGCGTTCACCGCGACATCCGGTCCCGGCATCTCCTTGATGACCGAGTTCATCGGCCTTTCGTATTTTGCCGAGATCCCGGCCGTGATCATGAACATCCAGCGCGCCGGCCCCTCGACGGGCATGCCGACCCGCACCCAGCAATGCGACATCATCGCCTGCGCCTACGCTTCGCATGGCGACACCAAGCATGTGTTGCTGTTCCCCGAAGATCCGGCGGAAGCCTTTGAGTTCGCAGCCGCCGCGTTCGACCTCGCCGAGCGGCTCCAGACCACGATCTTCCTGATGCTCGATCTCGACATCGGCATGAACCACCGGCTCTGCCGTCCGCTGAAGTGGGACGACTCCAAGCAGTATGACCGCGGCAAGGTCATGACCGCGGAGATGCTGGAGGAAGGCCGCGACTTCGGCCGTTATCTCGACGTCGATGGCGACGGCATCCCCTATCGCACCTATCCCGGCACCCATCCGACCAAAGGCTCCTTTTTCACCCGCGGCACCTCGCGTGACCGCTATGCGCGCTATTCCGAGGAAGGTTCGGTCTACGCCGACAACATGCAGCGTTTGGTGCGCAAGTTCGAGACCGCGCAGGATCTCGTGCCGCGGCCGTTGCAGGCCAATGCGGAACGGCCGACCAAATACGGCGTGATCTATTTCGGCTCGACCTCGCCGGCGATGGACGAGGCGATCGGATTGCTGGAGGCACGCGGGCACCAGCTCGACCGGCTGCGCATCCGCGCCTTCCCGTTCCACTCCAGCGTGGCGAGCTTCCTCGCCGAGCACGACTTCGTCTACGTGGTCGAGCAGAACCGCGACAGCCAGCTCCGCTCTCTGATTGTCAACGAGAACGGCATCGACCCGGTGCGCCTCATTCCTATCGTGCACTACGACGGCACCCCGATCACCGCCCGTTACATCGCAAAAGCCATTGGCGACCACCAGGATCACCTCAAGGTGACCCCGCTCCGCAAGGCCGTGTCATGA
- the pqqC gene encoding pyrroloquinoline-quinone synthase PqqC — MNAASLTGMTALSVGKDIRLNSAEELEETLRHIGGTRYHSLHPFHKLLHGGKLNKGQVQAWALNRYYYQSTIPIKDAVVISRFRDRATRVEWRHRIEDHDGDIGSEGGIERWLKLTEGLGLDTSYVESTEGILPATRFAVEAYVHYCREKSPLEAIASSLTELFAPNLHEERISGMLEHYDFVNPDIMSYFKRRLTQAPRDANFALDYVKAHATTPEQRAQVCNALIFKTNVLWVQLDALQHAYVESHIPPGAFVPKAS; from the coding sequence GTGAATGCCGCGTCACTGACAGGAATGACCGCGCTCTCGGTCGGCAAGGACATCCGGCTGAACTCGGCCGAGGAACTGGAGGAGACGCTGCGCCATATCGGTGGGACGCGCTATCACAGCCTGCATCCGTTCCACAAGCTCTTGCACGGCGGCAAGCTCAACAAAGGCCAGGTGCAGGCCTGGGCGCTGAACCGCTATTATTACCAGAGCACGATCCCGATCAAGGACGCGGTGGTGATCTCGCGCTTCCGCGACCGCGCCACGCGCGTGGAATGGCGCCACCGCATCGAGGATCATGATGGCGACATCGGCAGCGAAGGCGGCATCGAGCGCTGGCTCAAGCTGACCGAAGGGCTCGGGCTTGACACATCTTACGTGGAGTCGACTGAGGGGATTTTGCCGGCGACGCGCTTCGCAGTGGAAGCCTATGTGCACTATTGCCGGGAGAAGTCACCGCTGGAGGCGATCGCCTCCTCACTCACGGAACTGTTCGCGCCGAACCTGCATGAAGAGCGCATCTCCGGCATGCTGGAGCACTACGATTTCGTCAATCCGGACATCATGAGCTACTTCAAGCGCCGGCTGACACAGGCGCCGCGCGATGCCAATTTCGCGCTCGACTATGTCAAGGCGCACGCCACCACGCCGGAGCAGCGCGCGCAGGTGTGCAACGCGCTGATCTTCAAGACCAACGTGCTGTGGGTGCAGCTCGACGCGCTCCAGCACGCCTATGTCGAGAGCCACATTCCGCCGGGCGCGTTCGTGCCCAAAGCGAGCTAG
- the pqqD gene encoding pyrroloquinoline quinone biosynthesis peptide chaperone PqqD, producing the protein MAGPRHISVSEASRPVLPRHAKLKYDETRKVWVILAPERVLAPDEIAVEVLQLCDGERSVGDVSDQLAAKYAAPREAILTDVIAMLQDLADKGFLTEAREKTP; encoded by the coding sequence ATGGCCGGGCCGCGTCACATCAGCGTCAGCGAGGCAAGCCGCCCGGTGCTGCCACGGCACGCCAAGCTGAAATATGACGAGACGCGAAAGGTCTGGGTGATCCTGGCGCCGGAGCGCGTGCTGGCGCCGGACGAGATCGCGGTCGAGGTCTTGCAACTCTGCGATGGCGAGCGCAGCGTGGGCGACGTGTCCGATCAGCTCGCCGCGAAATATGCCGCACCGCGCGAGGCGATCCTGACCGACGTGATCGCGATGCTCCAGGACCTCGCCGACAAGGGCTTTCTCACCGAAGCCCGGGAGAAGACGCCATGA
- a CDS encoding DUF3297 family protein: MSETIMSDEFPDRLSVDPNSPYYNADILARDVGIRFKGVEKTNVEEYCISEGWVRVTAGNAKDRHGNPLTIKVHGPVEPYFRDKK, translated from the coding sequence ATGAGCGAGACAATCATGAGCGACGAATTCCCCGACCGCCTGTCGGTCGATCCGAACAGTCCCTATTACAACGCGGACATTCTGGCGCGCGATGTCGGCATCCGCTTCAAGGGCGTCGAGAAGACCAATGTCGAGGAATACTGCATCAGTGAAGGCTGGGTCCGCGTCACCGCCGGCAACGCCAAGGATCGTCACGGCAATCCGCTGACCATCAAGGTGCATGGTCCCGTGGAGCCGTATTTCAGGGACAAGAAGTAA
- the pip gene encoding prolyl aminopeptidase produces the protein MTPDADAANSVKRADPFAPLTSGMLDVGDGHELYVESVGRADGIPAVYLHGGPGSGCQPDHRRLFDPERFCAVLFDQRGCGRSRPKGSRAHNTTAHLIADLEKIREKFGFTRWMLVGGSWGATLALAYAEAHPDRVSGIALRATFLGTRAEVETAFTSRLQQFYPALHADFLSVLPPDERERPVDAYWRRILDADPAVHGPASRAWHDTERALSEHKPAKTRLDLASLNVWRTLPATPFMEAHYFLNDSFMTENQLLQNAGRVAGIPGIIVQGRYDLLCPPETSERLAKLWPGSEIRIVEEAGHSLYDTGVRDAVMKSIADLASKAPL, from the coding sequence ATGACGCCTGACGCCGACGCGGCCAACTCGGTCAAGCGCGCCGATCCGTTTGCACCGCTGACCTCCGGCATGCTGGACGTCGGCGACGGCCACGAACTCTACGTCGAGAGCGTCGGCCGCGCTGATGGCATTCCTGCGGTCTATTTGCATGGCGGGCCGGGCTCCGGCTGCCAGCCCGATCATCGCCGCCTGTTCGATCCCGAACGATTTTGCGCGGTACTGTTCGACCAGCGCGGCTGCGGCCGCAGCCGTCCCAAGGGCTCGCGCGCGCACAATACGACGGCTCATCTGATCGCGGACCTGGAGAAGATCCGCGAAAAATTCGGCTTCACGCGCTGGATGCTGGTTGGCGGCTCCTGGGGCGCGACGCTGGCGCTGGCCTATGCAGAAGCGCATCCCGATCGCGTGTCCGGCATCGCGCTGCGCGCGACGTTTTTGGGCACGCGGGCGGAAGTCGAGACTGCTTTCACCTCGCGGCTTCAGCAGTTCTATCCGGCGCTGCACGCGGACTTTCTGAGCGTGCTGCCGCCAGACGAGCGGGAGCGGCCGGTGGACGCCTATTGGCGCCGCATCCTCGACGCCGATCCGGCCGTGCATGGGCCGGCCTCGCGGGCCTGGCACGACACCGAGCGCGCCTTGTCGGAGCACAAGCCGGCAAAGACGCGACTGGACCTGGCGTCATTGAACGTGTGGCGCACATTGCCCGCGACGCCGTTCATGGAGGCGCATTATTTCCTCAACGACAGCTTCATGACCGAGAACCAGCTGCTGCAGAACGCCGGCCGGGTCGCGGGCATCCCCGGCATCATCGTCCAGGGCCGCTATGATCTGTTGTGCCCGCCTGAAACATCCGAGCGGCTGGCGAAGCTGTGGCCCGGTTCAGAGATTCGGATCGTGGAAGAGGCCGGGCACTCGCTCTATGATACTGGCGTGCGGGACGCGGTCATGAAGTCGATCGCCGATCTTGCGTCGAAGGCGCCGCTCTAA
- the pqqE gene encoding pyrroloquinoline quinone biosynthesis protein PqqE, protein MSDVIGNPAIPADASDSLAVLEKSRSTAETFGIPLAVLLEITHRCPLQCPYCSNPVELDRSGKELTTEEWKKVLSELAEIGVLQVHFSGGEPTARKDLVELVKHATDVGLYTNLITSAVLLTREKLSELADAGLCHVQISFQGVEEGLADRVAGYRNGHRKKLEVAKWTRELDLPLTVNAVMHRQNLHQLPDIIQMSVDLDADRLEVANVQYYGWALKNRAALMPTVQQLEECTRIVEDARERLKGTLAIDYVVPDYYALRPKKCMGGWGRQFFNISPAGKVLPCHAAESITGLEFESVRSNHSIAWIWQNSEAFNRYRGTGWMKEPCKTCEFREIDFGGCRCQAFALTGDAANTDPACALSPLHETIFKQAEREAEGETNRFVYRNFAGGTLESGNDA, encoded by the coding sequence ATGAGCGATGTGATTGGCAATCCGGCTATTCCAGCCGACGCCAGCGACAGCCTCGCGGTGCTGGAGAAAAGCCGCTCGACCGCGGAGACCTTTGGCATTCCGCTCGCCGTCTTGCTCGAGATCACGCATCGTTGCCCGCTGCAATGCCCCTATTGCTCCAATCCGGTCGAGCTCGACCGTTCCGGCAAGGAGCTGACCACCGAGGAATGGAAGAAGGTGTTGAGCGAGCTTGCCGAGATCGGCGTGCTCCAGGTGCACTTCTCCGGCGGCGAGCCGACGGCGCGGAAGGATCTCGTCGAGCTGGTGAAGCATGCCACCGACGTCGGCCTCTACACCAATCTGATCACCTCGGCGGTGCTGCTGACGCGCGAGAAATTGAGCGAGCTTGCCGATGCCGGTCTCTGTCATGTGCAGATCAGCTTCCAGGGCGTCGAAGAAGGTCTCGCCGACCGCGTCGCCGGCTACCGGAACGGTCACCGCAAGAAGCTCGAAGTCGCCAAATGGACTCGCGAACTCGACCTGCCGCTCACCGTGAACGCGGTGATGCACCGGCAGAACCTGCATCAGCTCCCCGACATCATCCAGATGTCTGTTGATCTCGACGCCGACCGGCTAGAGGTCGCCAATGTGCAATATTACGGCTGGGCGCTGAAGAACCGCGCCGCCTTGATGCCGACGGTGCAGCAGTTAGAGGAATGCACCCGCATCGTGGAGGACGCGCGCGAGCGGCTCAAGGGTACGCTTGCGATCGACTATGTCGTGCCGGACTATTACGCGCTGCGGCCGAAGAAGTGCATGGGCGGCTGGGGCCGGCAGTTCTTCAACATCTCGCCGGCCGGCAAGGTGCTGCCCTGCCACGCCGCCGAGAGCATCACCGGGCTCGAGTTCGAATCGGTGCGCTCCAATCATTCGATCGCCTGGATCTGGCAGAACTCCGAGGCCTTCAACCGCTATCGCGGCACCGGCTGGATGAAGGAGCCGTGCAAGACTTGCGAATTCCGCGAGATCGATTTCGGGGGCTGCCGCTGCCAGGCCTTTGCGCTGACCGGTGACGCCGCCAATACCGACCCGGCCTGCGCGCTGTCGCCGCTGCACGAGACCATCTTCAAGCAGGCCGAGCGCGAGGCCGAGGGCGAGACCAACCGCTTCGTCTACCGCAACTTCGCCGGCGGCACTTTGGAATCCGGGAATGACGCCTGA